The genomic stretch TCAAACGAAGATACAGCAGTGCATACATCGTTTTTGCATCATGAATGCGCTCTTCCTCTACTAATGCCTCTGCTTCCTCAAGGGTCAGCTCCATGAGCTCAACGAATTCATCTTCATCTCCTGCAACGGTCTCTGTCAAAAGCTCAAGCTCATCTGCTTCATATACATGAAGCAATTCGTCTGCAAATCCTGGTGAGGTATAAAACGACCCTAGCTTATTCAGCTGCTTCGCTGTATAGCCTGTCTCTTCTTCCAGTTCTCTTACTGCGGTCACTTCCGGTGCTTCTCCCGGTTCAAGCTTACCAGCAGGAATTTCGATAATTGATTTTTCTAATGCTTTTCGGTACTGCTCGACAAAGATGATTTTGCCTTCTTTTGTGATGGGTATAACCGCGACAGCGCCTGGATGTTTAATCAATTCGCGCTTTGAAGTATTGCCATCCGGCAGCTCCACTGTGTCAACACGCAAGGAAATTACTTTTCCATCATACACAGGTTTTGATTCTATTGTTTTTTCTTCAAATTTCTTCATTATGTACACTCCTTCATTTCGTTTCTCTAGCTTAACACAGCTAAATAGATGCAACATGTCATTTCGCTTCCTTCATTCGAACACATAAGTTGTCCGCCAGCTCCTTTCCCTTTACACTGAAACTGCAGGATAAAAAAAGAAGGTGGGATAATATGCGCAAAAGACGTGTTGGTACTTCTGATCTTCACGTTTCTGAGATTTCTTTTGGAACGATGAGCATTGGCACAGATGAACAGCAAGCTATTAAACTGCTTCATGAAGCACAGGATCTGGGAATTAACTATTTTGATACGGCTGATTTGTACGACCAAGGCCGGAATGAAGAGATAGTCGGAAAAGCTTTCAAAGGACGTCGGGACAACATCATTTTAGCGAGTAAAGTCGGCAACCGCATGAATCCAGACGGAAACGGCTGGCATTGGGATGCCAGCAAAGACTATATTATTTCGCAAATAAAAACAAGCCTGCAGCGGCTGCAGACAGATTATCTTGATCTCTACCAGCTGCACGGCGGTACAATGGAAGATAATATTGACGAAACGATTGATGCATTTGAAACATTAAAAAAAGAAGGACTGATCCGTTATTACGGTATCTCTTCTATCCGCCCGAATGTCATCCGTGAGTATGTGAAACGGTCAACTATTGTGAGCGTCATGATGCAGTACAGTTTATTAGACCGCAGACCAGAAGAACAAACATTGAATTTGCTTGCCGAAAACCAAATTAGCGTTTTTGCACGCGGAAGTGTGGCAAAAGGCATGCTAAGTGACAAGACAACTGAAAAAGTGAAGCAAAAAGGCAGTGACGGTCATTTAACTTACACTTATGAAGAATTGCTGGCGATAAGTGAAAAACTGCAGCTGCTTGCGAAAAACGAACAAACATCTGTCACAGATGTAGCTGTTCGCTATATCTTACAACATCCAGCTTTAGCAAGTGCAGTAATGGGCGCTAGCTCCTTGGAGCAAGTGAAACAAAACGCCGCTTTATCAACTGAACGGCTGCCAGATGACTTATATGCACAGCTGCAGCAAATCACCAAGCCACTAACCTATGCCAATCATCGATAATGTAAATCGGGAACTTAGCATTCATCTCCCCTGCTAGGTTCCGTTTTTTTCTCACGAAAATCTGTTTGTGTCAAATGCGTTTGCGGAATCAAGGCATTCAAATAGCCTTCTTTGCTGGATAAACGAAAAACATTATTGCTAAAGTCCAGCTTCACCTCATCTGCAAAAAACACTTCCTGATGTGCATCAATGATAGCAGGAATAGCATCGCTTTCTATCTCTACATCCTTCGCACGCGGTTCTTCCGCCAATCGAACCGTCGGTATGCCATTCACTTTGCAGCCGATTCCTTCTGTATCGTAATATAAGACCAGATAATGATGCTTCTCATCCTGCAGTGTTTTAATCTTTTCTAATGCTGTTTCGGTAACAGTTAATTTCATCACATATTCCTCCTTTATTTCTTGCTAAGCTGACTGCCGAGCAGCTTCTCCATGAATCCCGGGAAGAGCTGAAATAGTTTACTGCCACTGCCCATCCAAGCTGGCAGATTTATTTCACGCTTTGACTTGCCGATGCTGGCCACCACTTTCCGTGCAACTTTCTCAGGCGCCAGCATATAACGGGAACTTGCTTCACGATAGCGTCCGCTCGGATCAGCTGTATCAAAAAAGTTTGTGTCCATTGGACCTAAGTTAACAGCTGTTACATAGATGCCATAAGGCTTCAGCTCCTGGCGCAATCCGTTGCTAAATCCTATAACTGCATGTTTACTAGCGGCGTATACAGCGGCTTTTGGCGTTGCCACCTTCCCAGCCATCGAACCAATCATCAGTATATGTCCGCTCTGCTGCTTTAACATGCTTGGCAGGACAGCCGCTGTGGCTTCCATGCTAGCAAGTGCATTAACACGCATCGTTGTGTCCAGCTGATCAGGTTCTGTTTCGGTAAAATAACGAAAATAACCAATGCCGGCATTGTTGATCAGCACATCAATCTGCTGCTCTTGCTGCAGCATTTCTTCCAGCACGGCACGCCACTCTGCTGCAGCATTTAAATCTGCGCGGTAGACAGAAACATCCGCGTTAAAGCGCTCCGCTAATTCTGCAGCAAGCTGCTGCAGTTTATCCAATGACCGAGCGACCAGCAGCAACTTGTGCCCAGCTGCAGCTGCTTCTATCGCAAGCGCCCTGCCGAGACCACTGGATGCACCGGTAATTAAGACATTCTTTTTTGCCAATTTCATGTGACGTACCTCTTTCTGTTTACCCCATTAATTCCCTGGTTATGTACGAAATGCGTACTGGATTGCCTGTTCCATCAAATCAGGGAGTTTGCCAAAACTATAGGTTATTTCCAGACGCTCTGTCCATTGATGTGCATCTTTGCCATACGGACCTAAATGCAAAACCGGCATTTGCAGCCCTTCCATCAAATCAGCTGGAAGTGTAAACCCTTTCTTCTGCAGCGGCATATTAGATATCAAGTCTTGAATAGCGGTCGGTGATGTTGGTTTGCCGATAAAACTCGAATCAGACAACCCCGGGAAAAACTGGACTTCCGTCAAATCTGCAGCAAAATGCCTTTTAGCTTCTGTTTGAATCTCCTTCACTAGCTTCTGTACGTATGGATCTTTTTTAGAAGAAACCGCAGGATAAAACGGCGGACTGTAAAAAAGCACGATAACAGGTGCCAGTTCATGGCACATACTCACTAATTCCTTCACAAGCTTTGTCGAGAAGTCTCTGTCTCCTTCCTTTCTTTTCGTTACCAGCCAGTTTTGTCTTCTTTCCACTTCTGCTCTGCCAAACCGTTTGACGGCATAGTCATAGAGTTCTTCATACAGAATCGTTTTTACTTGGAAGCCAATTGGCTGAAATGCATGAGACTTTGCAGCTGACGCCTTTGCTTTTTCTTGGTAATGTGCTTCTATCCTGCTGGCTGCCTGATTCATAGCGACTTTCAATTTATTATTGATTGTTTGTATAGATTGCTCCAAGAACAAAACATTGTACATCGCTACTGCGGAGACAGGTGTTTGAACAGAATACGCTTCTTTTAAATCACGAAGCATCAAACTGACTGGCGGAGGTGTCACCTCACCATCTACTTCTTCAATGAATGCTTCCTGCAGCTCAAGTTCCTGCGACAAATAGCTGATCATCAAATTGGCGTTAAGCCCGCCAAACGGTTCTCCTACATGCGTTTCTTTTCCATAGCAGAAAAATCCAGGAAGTACTTTACCAATGGAACCCGTATACATATAGTTGCCGGTATCCCCAGGGTACTTACTGAAAACAGGCTCTCCGTTCAAGCATAGCTTATAATGCAGCCCTTCTTTGTCCTGCAGCTGCTGCAGCACTTCTAAAGCAGACAGCATACCCGCTGAATTTACTTCCTCATCCGGAACTGACAATAACAGAATATTACCGTCAAAGACTCCATCCATGGCCCGTTCCAGCATCGATAGATGAACAGCTAAGCCCGCTTTCATATCCATCGTTCCGCGACCAAACAGCCATTCGCCATGCTGTATTTCCGTTTTAATCGCTTGCGGCAGCTCAACACCCCCGTTTCGGTAAGCTGCTGTCAAATCGCTTACCTTGCAGGCCAAATGCTGAAACGTGCCGAAATCCTCTGTTCCTACTACATCAAAATGGCTGAGAAGGATAATGGTGTCTTTTTTATCAGCTTTTTTAACCAATGCAGTAAGCAGCTGTCTGCCATCTTGTAAAGGATGCAGCGCTACATCATCAAGGTGCTGCTGAAAGTATGGCTTTTGTTCTAATAAACTGTACACATGTTCTGGGAAACGTATTTCCTCGGCCGAACCTGTAATGCTCTCAATTTCCACCAGTTCTGCCAGTAATGCGACCAATTCTTCAACCGTTTGCCACTGTTTCATTCTCAGCACTCCTTTTCAAATTGACTTTTGCCGGTTTTTCTCGCACAATTCTACTATACGTATAAGTTCGGGGTGAAAACATGTCTACTAAAATATTTGCACATCGCGGTGCAAGTAACTATGCACCGGAAAATACAATGGCTGCTTTTCAAATGGCTGAACGAATGCAGGCGGACGGAATTGAAACCGATGTACAACTGACGAAGGATCAAGTTCCCGTACTGATTCATGATGAAAGCATTAATCGTACGACGAATAAACGCGGACTGGTCCGCAATTTTACATACGAGCAATTACAACAGGTAGATGCAGGCAGTTGGTTTCATCGTGATTACGCGGGCGAAAAAATTATCTCGCTTGATTATTTTCTTTCTTGGATCAAACAAACATCACTTCTTTTGAATGTAGAACTGAAAACTAACAAGTTTCCTTATCCGGGCATTGAGGAAATAGTGATACAGCGACTTCAAGAACATCAGATGACAGACAGGACAACGATATCCAGCTTTAATCCAGACAGCATTCGCAGAACGGCCGCACTTTGTTCTGCTATTGATACAGGATTTCTAACATCGAAACGGCCGAAGCATCTGTTTTCTCTTATGGAGGAAATTGGTGCTAAAGCTTTACATCCAAAGTTTCGCTTGCTGAATAAAAAGCTGCTAGATGAATGC from Terribacillus sp. DMT04 encodes the following:
- a CDS encoding NUDIX hydrolase, with translation MKKFEEKTIESKPVYDGKVISLRVDTVELPDGNTSKRELIKHPGAVAVIPITKEGKIIFVEQYRKALEKSIIEIPAGKLEPGEAPEVTAVRELEEETGYTAKQLNKLGSFYTSPGFADELLHVYEADELELLTETVAGDEDEFVELMELTLEEAEALVEEERIHDAKTMYALLYLRLKHATN
- a CDS encoding aldo/keto reductase, with the translated sequence MRKRRVGTSDLHVSEISFGTMSIGTDEQQAIKLLHEAQDLGINYFDTADLYDQGRNEEIVGKAFKGRRDNIILASKVGNRMNPDGNGWHWDASKDYIISQIKTSLQRLQTDYLDLYQLHGGTMEDNIDETIDAFETLKKEGLIRYYGISSIRPNVIREYVKRSTIVSVMMQYSLLDRRPEEQTLNLLAENQISVFARGSVAKGMLSDKTTEKVKQKGSDGHLTYTYEELLAISEKLQLLAKNEQTSVTDVAVRYILQHPALASAVMGASSLEQVKQNAALSTERLPDDLYAQLQQITKPLTYANHR
- a CDS encoding iron-sulfur cluster biosynthesis family protein, whose protein sequence is MKLTVTETALEKIKTLQDEKHHYLVLYYDTEGIGCKVNGIPTVRLAEEPRAKDVEIESDAIPAIIDAHQEVFFADEVKLDFSNNVFRLSSKEGYLNALIPQTHLTQTDFREKKTEPSRGDEC
- a CDS encoding SDR family oxidoreductase: MKLAKKNVLITGASSGLGRALAIEAAAAGHKLLLVARSLDKLQQLAAELAERFNADVSVYRADLNAAAEWRAVLEEMLQQEQQIDVLINNAGIGYFRYFTETEPDQLDTTMRVNALASMEATAAVLPSMLKQQSGHILMIGSMAGKVATPKAAVYAASKHAVIGFSNGLRQELKPYGIYVTAVNLGPMDTNFFDTADPSGRYREASSRYMLAPEKVARKVVASIGKSKREINLPAWMGSGSKLFQLFPGFMEKLLGSQLSKK
- a CDS encoding M20/M25/M40 family metallo-hydrolase, yielding MKQWQTVEELVALLAELVEIESITGSAEEIRFPEHVYSLLEQKPYFQQHLDDVALHPLQDGRQLLTALVKKADKKDTIILLSHFDVVGTEDFGTFQHLACKVSDLTAAYRNGGVELPQAIKTEIQHGEWLFGRGTMDMKAGLAVHLSMLERAMDGVFDGNILLLSVPDEEVNSAGMLSALEVLQQLQDKEGLHYKLCLNGEPVFSKYPGDTGNYMYTGSIGKVLPGFFCYGKETHVGEPFGGLNANLMISYLSQELELQEAFIEEVDGEVTPPPVSLMLRDLKEAYSVQTPVSAVAMYNVLFLEQSIQTINNKLKVAMNQAASRIEAHYQEKAKASAAKSHAFQPIGFQVKTILYEELYDYAVKRFGRAEVERRQNWLVTKRKEGDRDFSTKLVKELVSMCHELAPVIVLFYSPPFYPAVSSKKDPYVQKLVKEIQTEAKRHFAADLTEVQFFPGLSDSSFIGKPTSPTAIQDLISNMPLQKKGFTLPADLMEGLQMPVLHLGPYGKDAHQWTERLEITYSFGKLPDLMEQAIQYAFRT
- a CDS encoding glycerophosphodiester phosphodiesterase, whose product is MSTKIFAHRGASNYAPENTMAAFQMAERMQADGIETDVQLTKDQVPVLIHDESINRTTNKRGLVRNFTYEQLQQVDAGSWFHRDYAGEKIISLDYFLSWIKQTSLLLNVELKTNKFPYPGIEEIVIQRLQEHQMTDRTTISSFNPDSIRRTAALCSAIDTGFLTSKRPKHLFSLMEEIGAKALHPKFRLLNKKLLDECQQRNIPIRVYTVNQPVYILKALEAACDTIISDVPDRALDLRKSYITS